From Cryobacterium sp. GrIS_2_6:
ACGATCCCGCCAATTTTTGATTTCAACGTGTCGATGACAGCGGAACCGTTCGCCTTGTCCTCGACGAGCTTGGCGGTCGCCTGCGGCCACTTCAGCACCAGCCGTTCGAACGCGGCAATGGTCTGCGTGAATGACATCCGGCGGTGTACCTGATCGACGAGGAAGACGTCGGCGCCCTTCCGTGCCCACACCTGCCCGACCACAAAGTCGGAGCCCTTCGTGTCCTTGAACGTCATGTCCCAAGACATGAGCATTTCGTCGCACTCCATACGGCAGACACCGTTCACGTTCGCCCACATCGGCTCCGTGAAACGCTGCCACCACTGTCGCTGCCACACGTTGCCGGTATCCGGTGACGGGCGGCCCTGATACAGGGAGTTGAACACTCGAGAGCCCGCACGCACCTGAATGGCCTGCCACTGCTCCACCGTGCGACCCCGGGCAGACGTCAACCACTCGCCCGGCTTCCGGCCCAACAGATCCGTCTCGCCCAGCTCAGGCTTGTGATCAGCGAGCGCGGGAATGTTCACCACAGTCCACAGGTGACCGTCATCAGCAGCCAACAGACGGCCGGCCAGGTCATCCTCATGCCAACGCGTCAGAATGACAATCACCGGGGCACCAGGGGCCAGACGTGTCGAACCGACCGACTGCCACCAATCCCACGCCTGATTCCGGTAATACTCCGAATCAGCCTGCGCAGCATCAGCCACCGGGTCATCAATGACCAGCAGATCCAGCGGGCGACCCGTCAAACCGGAACCGATACCCACACAGACGACGCCGCCGCGGTGACCATTCAACTGCCAACGCTTGGCCGCACCATTGTCCGGGGCAATCCGCAAACCCAGATCCAGCTCACCCTCGTCACCGTTATTGTTCGCGATCCAGTTGCGAATCTCACGCCCGAAACCCTCAGCCAAGGTCTGCGAATACGAAGCGATGCCCACCCGAAGATCCGGGTTCTGCAACAGCGCCCACAGCACGCCCGTCTTCGTGACCCTCTGGCTTTTGCCCTCCTGAGGGGGCAGGGACACGATCAGGCGGCCATCAGGAGTATTCAGCACCTTCACCAGCGCCTCATCGATGACCGACAGCGCCTCCGTCTGCACCGTCTTCACATCGATCGCCCGAGCCAAATCACCCGGCGTCTCCCACCGAACAACCGGAGGGGCAAACCGGGCCAACGCCGCATCAAACGCAGCCAGATCAAGCGAGGAAAAACCCGACATCAGGAAGCCCTCCTGACTGCCCAACGGGCAAGAAAATATTTATGGGGGAGCAGGACCAACCAGACCGGAAACCCCGCCAGATCGACCCACAACCCCGGGGGACGCCACACCAGCCCAACCAGACCGGGAGAAAACGGTTTGGAGTCGAAAAAACCGGGGAAATGGGTGTGGGGGGTATTGCGGATTGGCCGTCACCTCTTTGGGGGGTGCGCTGAAAACTGACGGAAGTTTGAACCGGCCGGCGTAGTCGTGTCTGTGTGCGGCCTTGTGCGTCTGTGTGGGGCGTTGGATGTTCGGCGGGTGCGTCCGTCGCGGCGGTGCGTCACTGTGGCTCGTGTGTGGCCGTGGTGGCGTGCCGGGGTGATTGTGTGGCTGCCGGGTGCGGTCGTGGGTGCTCTGCCGCGTGCTCGCTGGGGTGGCGAGGTCGTGGCGGGCGGCCGTGTCGAGGTGTGGCCGGCCCGGGGTTGCCTGTTGTCTGTCCTGTTCGGCGTGTCGTCGACTGGGCGGGGCGTGAGGCGGGCGAATCAGGTGGGGGAAAGTGCTTGGGAATGGGTGGGTTTAGCCGGGCTGAAATCCGGGGTTATCCACAGGAAAAAGGCCGAAACTGACATAATACTGTTTATCGGTCACTTTTTCACCGAAGTTATCCACAGGGTAAATGCTCACCTGAAAATGTTCATGCCCCCATTTTATCGGGCATTCAACTCCCCGGCAGCAGCCAGGACCAGAGTCTCCCGCATCAGCCCCGGCATCAGCGACTTCTGCGCCGCACTCAACCCCAGCTGGGCCGAGTCGAGGACCGTCGTCAACACCATGGCCATAAGCTCGCCTTGACGTTCAGCGAGACGCACCTGACGTTCACCAAGACCCGCCTGCACCGCCTTACTCGCGAAGGTGGCCAGACGGTCACGCTCCAAAGACTCCAACTGTGCAAGACCGCGAATGTACTCGCCGACCTTGCCGAACTCGCCCATCGCATCACCGACCAGCGCATCACGCAGCGTGGGG
This genomic window contains:
- the terL gene encoding phage terminase large subunit; translated protein: MSGFSSLDLAAFDAALARFAPPVVRWETPGDLARAIDVKTVQTEALSVIDEALVKVLNTPDGRLIVSLPPQEGKSQRVTKTGVLWALLQNPDLRVGIASYSQTLAEGFGREIRNWIANNNGDEGELDLGLRIAPDNGAAKRWQLNGHRGGVVCVGIGSGLTGRPLDLLVIDDPVADAAQADSEYYRNQAWDWWQSVGSTRLAPGAPVIVILTRWHEDDLAGRLLAADDGHLWTVVNIPALADHKPELGETDLLGRKPGEWLTSARGRTVEQWQAIQVRAGSRVFNSLYQGRPSPDTGNVWQRQWWQRFTEPMWANVNGVCRMECDEMLMSWDMTFKDTKGSDFVVGQVWARKGADVFLVDQVHRRMSFTQTIAAFERLVLKWPQATAKLVEDKANGSAVIDTLKSKIGGIVPITPKESKYSRANAVAPFIEAGNVHVWAGQWGDEFVDECASFPNGAHDDQVDGASQALYRMFIQGTGAGVVFLSAWKQQAADRAIEVPSIARNWREIANDLKARR